In Kryptolebias marmoratus isolate JLee-2015 linkage group LG22, ASM164957v2, whole genome shotgun sequence, a single window of DNA contains:
- the opn3 gene encoding opsin-3, whose amino-acid sequence MNPSNDTRTDRSPAAEQHVFTVGTYKLLAFAIGTIGVFGFWNNVVVLVLYCKFKRLRTPTNLLLVNISLSDFLVSVIGVNFTFASCVKGRWFWSRATCVWDGFSNSLFGIVSIMTLAALAYERYIRVVHAQVVDFPWAWRAIAHIWLYSLAWTGAPLLGWNRYTLEIHQLGCSLDWTSKDPNDASFILLFLLACFFVPVGVMIYCYGNILYTVRMLRSIEDLQTLQIIKMLRYEKKVAAMFLLMISCFLVCWTPYAVVSMMEAFGRTSMVSPTLAIIPSFFAKSSTAYNPLIYVFMSRKFRRCFLQLLCSRISWLQHNLKERPLTPAKRPIRPIVVSSTCDSKERPKKRVTFNSSSIVFIITSDDFQQLDLTSTSQVNVIQVRPL is encoded by the exons ATGAATCCGTCCAACGACACCAGAACCGACAGGAGTCCCGCGGCAGAGCAGCATGTCTTCACTGTCGGAACCTACAAACTTTTGGCTTTCGCCATCGGAACCATCGGAGTGTTCGGGTTCTGGAACAATgtggtggttctggttctgtacTGTAAATTCAAGCGGCTCCGAACCCCGACGAACCTGCTGCTGGTCAACATCAGCCTGAGCGACTTCCTGGTGTCCGTCATCGGCGTCAACTTCACCTTCGCCTCGTGCGTCAAAGGCAGGTGGTTCTGGAGCCGCGCGACCTGCGTGTGGGACGGCTTCAGCAACAGCCTGTTCG GCATCGTCTCCATCATGACGCTGGCAGCGCTCGCCTATGAGCGCTACATCCGGGTGGTCCACGCCCAGGTGGTGGACTTCCCGTGGGCGTGGCGGGCCATCGCCCACATCTGGCTCTACTCCCTGGCCTGGACGGGCGCTCCTCTGCTCGGCTGGAACCGCTACACCTTAGAGATCCACCAGCTGGGCTGCTCCCTGGACTGGACCTCCAAAGACCCGAACGACGcctccttcatcctcctcttcctcctggcGTGTTTCTTTGTGCCGGTTGGTGTCATGATCTACTGCTACGGGAACATCCTCTACACGGTCCGAATG CTGCGTTCCATCGAAGACCTTCAGACGCTTCAGATCATCAAGATGTTGCGCTACGAGAAGAAGGTGGCGGCGATGTTCCTCCTGATGATTTCCTGCTTCCTGGTGTGTTGGACACCCTACGCCGTTGTGTCCATGATGGAGGCCTTCGGCAGGACGAGCATGGTCTCCCCCACGCTGGCCATCATCCCGTCCTTCTTTGCCAAGTCCAGCACTGCGTACAACCCGCTCATCTACGTGTTCATGAGCAGGAAG TTCCGGCgctgtttcctgcagctgctctgttCGAGGATCTCGTGGCTCCAGCACAACTTGAAGGAGCGCCCCCTGACTCCGGCCAAGCGCCCCATCCGCCCCATCGTTGTGTCCAGCACGTGTGACAGCAAGGAGCGGCCCAAGAAGAGGGTCACCTTCAACTCCTCCTCCATCGTCTTCATCATCACCAGCGATGACTTCCAGCAGCTCGACCTCACCTCAACGTCACAGGTCAACGTCATCCAGGTGCGACCGTTGTGA
- the LOC108247155 gene encoding kynurenine 3-monooxygenase, which produces MEEPAGRQANKKVVAVVGGGLVGALNACFFAKRGFQVEVFETREDIRTAKSVRGRSINLALSLRGRQALRHVGMEDKIVSKGIPMNGRMIHSLSGKQSPIPYGKKGQFILSVDRANLNKELLTEAETYPNTKLNFDHKLQDWSTETGLMTFTRSDGSRTQVQADLIVGCDGAFSAVRKQFLRRSRFNYSQTYIPHGYMELTMPPRDGEFAMKPNFLHIWPRNTFMMIALPNLDKTFTCTLFMPFEEFEKITTGDEVIEFFQKYFPDSIPLIGAGALRRDYFRLPAQPMVSVKCSPYHIEDGCVLMGDAAHAVVPFYGQGMNAGFEDCIVFNEIMDQFNEDFSLVLPEYSRVRVPDDHAIADLAMYNYVEMRAHVNSRWFLFRKRVDNFLHFLMPKTIVPLYTMVTFTRTRYHEAVQRWHWQQKVINRSLLLAAAGALLGGSYLLIKNPPNINSLIVPAEQIWSRVVALKTS; this is translated from the exons ATGGAGGAACCCGCTGGCAGGCAGGCAAATAAGAAAGTCGTAGCTGTGGTGGGCGGTGGTTTG GTCGGAGCTCTGAACGCCTGCTTCTTCGCCAAAAGAGGCTTTCAGGTGGAGGTCTTTGAAACACGAGAAG ACATCCGTACGGCCAAAAGTGTGAGGGGCCGAAGCATCAACCTGGCCTTGTCCCTCCGAGGCCGGCAGGCTCTGAGACATGTGGGAATGGAGGACAAG ATCGTCTCAAAGGGGATCCCCATGAACGGCAGAATGATCCACTCTCTGAGCGGGAAGCAGTCACCAATCCCTTATGGGAAGAAAGGACAG TTCATCCTGTCTGTGGACCGAGCCAACCTGAACAAAGAGCTGCTAACAG AGGCAGAGACGTATCCAAACACAAAGCTGAACTTTGACCACAAACTGCAGGACTGGAGCACTGAAACGGGGCTGATGACCTTCACCAG GTCTGATGGCTCCAGGACGCAGGTTCAGGCGGACCTGATTGTCGGCTGTGACGGAGCTTTCTCCGCCGTCCGTAAACAGTTTCTTCGCCGCAGCCGCTTCAACTACAGTCAGACCTACATCCCTCATGGCTACATGGAGCTCACCATGCCGCCCAGGGATGGAGAG TTTGCAATGAAGCCGAACTTCCTGCACATCTGGCCTCGAAACACCTTCATGATGATCGCTCTGCCCAACCTG GACAAGACGTTCACCTGCACGCTCTTCATGCCCTTTGAGGAGTTCGAGAAGATCACCACAGGAGATGAAGTCATTGAGTTTTTCCAGAAATACTTCCCTGACTCCATCCCGTTAATCGGCGC cggCGCCCTCAGGAGAGATTATTTCCGACTTCCTGCTCAGCCCATGGTGTCCGTTAAATGCTCCCCATATCACATCGAGGACGGGTGTGTCCTGATGGGGGACGCAGCCCACGCCGTGGTGCCGTTTTACGGCCAGGGAATGAACGCT GGATTTGAGGACTGCATCGTCTTTAATGAAATAATGGATCAGTTCAATGAGGATTTCA GTTTGGTTCTGCCCGAGTATTCAAGGGTTCGGGTTCCAGACGACCACGCCATCGCAGACCTGGCCATGTACAACTACGTCGAA ATGCGAGCGCACGTCAACTCCAGATGGTTCCTCTTCAGGAAGCGTGTGGATAACTTCCTTCACTTCCTGATGCCGAAGACTATCGTTCCTCTGTACACCATG GTCACCTTCACCAGAACCAGGTACCATGAAGCTGTGCAGCGCTGGCACTGGCAACAGAAA GTGATAAACCGCAGCCTGCTGCTCGCTGCGGCCGGAGCTCTGCTTGGAGGCTCCTACCTGCTCATTAAAAATCCTCCAAATATCAACAGTCTCATTGTTCCTGCTGAGCAAATATGGAGCAGGGTCGTGGCACTGAAGACCTCCTGA